From Rutidosis leptorrhynchoides isolate AG116_Rl617_1_P2 chromosome 3, CSIRO_AGI_Rlap_v1, whole genome shotgun sequence, a single genomic window includes:
- the LOC139896471 gene encoding receptor-like protein 44, producing MKFPTLTMLILISSFSIPPSSSDPNDQSCLTKLFESISDPNHNLMNWTKPTFSNPCSGMLSNLAGATCNNGRIYKLSLPNLNLHGSISPFISNCTNLQSLDLSNNSLTGKIPPEIQYLVNLAVLNLSSNRISGNIPPELSMCAYLNVIDLHDNEISGSIPPQVGGLVRLSVFDVSNNKLSGPIPGSLSNRTGTLNRFNASSYLGNKGLYGYPLGPMKSKGLSVVVIVGIGLGSGLLSLLLSFTIVCVWLRVAEHKMAIEQQGKISQLMPEY from the coding sequence ATGAAGTTTCCAACACTtacaatgttaatactaatatctTCATTTTCAATACCTCCATCTTCATCAGATCCCAATGACCAATCTTGTTTGACCAAACTATTTGAATCCATATCCGACCCGAATCATAACCTCATGAACTGGACCAAACCCACTTTCTCAAACCCATGTTCCGGCATGTTATCAAACCTCGCCGGAGCAACATGCAACAACGGCCGGATCTATAAACTCTCACTTCCCAACCTCAATCTTCACGGTTCAATCTCACCCTTCATTTCAAACTGCACAAATCTTCAATCTTTAGACCTCTCAAACAACTCACTCACCGGAAAAATCCCACCGGAGATTCAATACTTAGTCAACCTCGCCGTACTCAACCTCTCATCCAACCGTATCTCCGGCAACATCCCGCCGGAGCTCTCCATGTGTGCGTACCTCAACGTAATTGATTTGCACGACAACGAAATTAGTGGTTCGATTCCGCCGCAGGTTGGGGGGTTGGTGAGATTGTCGGTTTTTGATGTTTCGAATAACAAATTGTCCGGTCCAATACCTGGGAGTTTATCGAACCGGACCGGGACCTTGAACCGGTTTAATGCGAGTTCGTATTTGGGTAATAAAGGTCTGTACGGGTACCCGTTGGGTCCGATGAAAAGTAAAGGGTTATCGGTTGTAGTAATTGTGGGAATTGGGTTAGGAAGTGGGTTGTTAAGTTTGTTATTGAGTTTTACGATTGTTTGTGTTTGGTTAAGAGTTGCGGAACATAAAATGGCTATTGAACAACAAGGCAAAATCAGTCAGTTAATGCCTGAATATTAG
- the LOC139900193 gene encoding uncharacterized protein, translating into MGNIDCMHWAWEKCPLAWRGQYTRGDHGYPTIMLEAVASCDNWIWHAYFGVTGSNNDINILDSRDLFKSMLNEEMPDVPYIVNNLEYKRGYYLADGIYPTWSAFVKSYSSVVDPKRTYFSMKQAGARKDVERTFGILQGRWHILQQPVRAYEVVIMRRLMYTCIILHNIIVKDNGYNIADNELMYEPVHNMQRTWIDRCDAYNRRNKELRDREVHEELRHDLVEHF; encoded by the coding sequence ATGGGGAacattgattgtatgcattgggcttgGGAAAAATGTCCACTCGCATGGAGAGGCCAATATACACGTGGTGATCACGGGTATCCAACTATAATGCTTGAAGCCGTTGCCTCTTGTGACAATTGGATTTGGCATGCTTACTTTGGTGTGACGGGCTCAAACAACGACATTAATATTTTAGACAGTAGAGATTTATTCAAGTCAATGCTTAATGAGGAGATGCCAGACGTTCCTTATATTGTAAACAACTTAGAATACAAAAGAGGATACTATTTAGCTGACGGGATTTACCCAACATGGTCGGCATTCGTTAAGTCGTATTCAAGTGTAGTTGATCCAAAGCGTACTTACTTTTCAATGAAACAAGCTGGTGCTCGAAAGGATGTCGAGAGGACTTTCGGAATTCTACAAGGACGGTGGCATATTCTTCAACAACCTGTAAGAGCCTACGAAGTAGTTATTATGCGACGATTAATGTACACGTGCATCATATTACACAACATAATTGTCAAAGACAACGGTTATAACATAGCAGATAATGAGTTAATGTATGAACCAGTTCATAATATGCAACGCACTTGGATCGATAGGTGTGATGCATACAATCGGAGAAACAAGGAACTACGTGATCGAGAAGTACACGAAGAATTGCGGCATGATTTGGTTGAGCATTTTTAG